The following proteins come from a genomic window of Miscanthus floridulus cultivar M001 chromosome 2, ASM1932011v1, whole genome shotgun sequence:
- the LOC136539343 gene encoding histone H3.3-like, translating into MARTKRTARKSTGGKAPRKQLVSKIFIAARKRVPVTGGVKKPRRYRPGTVALREIRKYQKGTELLIRKMPFQRLVREISQLHKSDLRFQSHAILALQEAAEAYLVGLFEDTNLCAIHAKRVTIMPKDVHLATRIRGERH; encoded by the exons ATGGCTCGTACTAAGCGTACAGCTCGTAAGTCGACCGGAGGAAAGGCACCAAGGAAGCAACTCGTTTCAAAGATATTC ATTGCTGCTCGCAAGAGAGTGCCAGTAACCGGAGGAGTGAAGAAGCCTCGCCGTTACCGCCCCGGAACTGTAGCCCTTCG TGAAATTCGCAAGTATCAGAAGGGCACCGAGCTGCTCATTAGGAAGATGCCCTTCCAGAGGCTCGTCAGGGAGATTTCCCAGCTTCACAAG AGTGACCTGCGTTTCCAGAGCCATGCGATCCTTGCTCTGCAGGAGGCGGCAGAGGCGTATCTCGTGGGTCTCTTCGAGGACACCAACCTGTGTGCAATCCATGCAAAGAGGGTCACCATCATGCCCAAAGATGTTCATCTGGCTACCAGGATCCGTGGCGAGAGGCACTGA
- the LOC136536858 gene encoding uncharacterized protein — MVDPIIGMMHLTKVLMDGDSGLNIMYAETLDAMDIDWDPANYWMETLTFEVVGFRGTYHAILGRPCNAKFMAVPNYTCLKLKMQGPCGVITIGTSFQRAYECEVESYEHASAIIASEELTVMKEGTAEEAPDSKWSAKSFEPTEGIKEVLIDPSSSEDKVVHIDTMLSSN; from the exons atggtcgacccaatTATCGGCATGATGcatctcaccaaggtgctgatggatggagacagcggccttaacatcatgtacgccgagacgCTTGATGCCATGGACATCGACTG GGATCCAGCCAACTATtggatggagaccctcactttCGAAGTGGTCGGGTTCcgtggaacctaccatgccatcctaggacgaccgtgcaacgcgaagttcatggccgtccctaactacacttgcctaaagctcaagatgcaaggcccatgtggggtcatcaccattggcacctccttccagcgcgcttatgagTGTGAGGTTGAGAGCTATGAGCACGCCTCAGCGATTATCGCTTCCGAGGAGCTCACGGTCATGAAGGAGGGGACTGCCGAGGAAGCACCTGACTCCAAGTGGTCGGCCAAATCTTTTGAGCCCACGGAGGGCATCAAGGAGGTTCTCATAGACCCCAGTAGCTCCGAGGACAAAGTGGTGCACATcgacaccatgctttcctccaattag